One part of the Bacteroidia bacterium genome encodes these proteins:
- the rpe gene encoding ribulose-phosphate 3-epimerase: MKKLIAPSLLAADFSNLKDAFDIVNDSEADWLHFDVMDGRFVPNISFGFPILKAAKAHMNKPVDVHLMIVEPEKYIDAFQEAGAAVLTVHQEATVHLDRTLQAIRDAGMKSGVALNPATPVDTVKHVLHLADLVLLMSVNPGFGGQKFIKYIPHKVAELKSMIQKAGTNTLIEIDGGVDLKTAPALLAAGADVLVAGSYVFKADDPRAAISALKALS; this comes from the coding sequence ATGAAAAAACTAATAGCACCTTCCTTACTTGCAGCTGATTTTTCTAATCTCAAGGATGCTTTTGATATCGTAAATGATTCAGAAGCAGATTGGCTACACTTTGATGTGATGGATGGTCGATTTGTTCCCAATATTTCTTTTGGCTTTCCTATTCTCAAAGCTGCAAAAGCACATATGAATAAGCCGGTGGATGTTCATTTGATGATAGTAGAGCCAGAAAAGTATATAGACGCTTTCCAGGAAGCTGGTGCTGCTGTCCTGACCGTTCATCAGGAAGCAACAGTTCATTTGGACAGAACTTTGCAAGCGATTCGTGATGCAGGGATGAAAAGTGGAGTTGCCTTAAATCCTGCTACGCCAGTAGATACGGTGAAGCATGTACTTCATCTTGCAGATCTGGTATTGTTGATGTCTGTAAATCCCGGTTTTGGGGGACAAAAATTTATCAAATATATCCCTCATAAAGTCGCTGAACTGAAATCAATGATTCAAAAGGCAGGAACGAATACCCTCATTGAAATAGATGGTGGGGTTGACCTGAAAACAGCGCCCGCATTATTGGCGGCAGGAGCAGATGTATTGGTCGCTGGTTCTTATGTTTTCAAAGCAGATGATCCCAGAGCTGCAATCTCTGCCTTAAAAGCCCTTTCATAA
- a CDS encoding response regulator transcription factor: protein MDPINIFIADAAFLVREGIKAVIRDKDYMKVVGEAVHSDELKKKLKETASDLVIIDYEASDSFDVDDIKHVIHQNPDTNVLVISTDYEKDRVLKAINYGAKGFLLKECDQTEILGAIHAVSKNDKFFCGKVLDIILERNTPSFSKSIDDNCDPTLLTHREIEIVKLMAEGCPAQEIADKLYLSIHTIYTHRKNIMRKLGVTTAAEVILYAINTSLIEAN, encoded by the coding sequence ATGGATCCTATAAATATCTTCATAGCAGACGCAGCATTCCTTGTGAGAGAGGGTATAAAGGCGGTGATACGGGATAAAGACTATATGAAGGTAGTTGGAGAAGCCGTCCATTCCGACGAATTAAAAAAGAAGCTTAAAGAAACCGCTTCAGATCTTGTTATCATCGATTATGAAGCCTCGGATTCTTTTGATGTAGATGACATCAAACATGTCATCCACCAAAATCCAGATACCAATGTACTTGTGATCTCTACTGATTATGAAAAAGATCGGGTTCTCAAGGCAATCAATTATGGGGCGAAAGGCTTTTTGTTGAAAGAATGTGATCAAACAGAAATATTGGGGGCCATTCATGCCGTTTCCAAGAATGATAAATTTTTCTGTGGGAAAGTTCTGGATATCATTTTGGAAAGAAATACTCCCAGCTTCAGCAAAAGCATAGATGACAATTGCGACCCTACCCTACTTACGCATCGGGAAATTGAGATCGTGAAATTGATGGCAGAAGGATGTCCGGCTCAGGAAATTGCTGACAAACTTTATCTAAGCATCCATACGATCTATACCCACCGCAAAAATATCATGCGCAAATTAGGAGTAACAACTGCAGCTGAAGTCATTCTCTACGCGATCAATACTTCCCTGATCGAAGCCAATTAG
- a CDS encoding GntG family PLP-dependent aldolase, which produces MIDLRSDTVTRPTAQMLESMQKAPVGDDVYGEDPTVNLLQERLAELFGKEAALFCPSGTMCNQIAIKISTQPQDEVICDQHSHIYLYEGGGMAATSMVSARLLVGDRMRLTAEQVEESVNEDNVHYPRTSLVSLENTCNKGGGCYYQLEDIAAISEVCKKYALRLHLDGARVFNALVASGDKASDYGKYFDTISVCLSKGLGAPVGSVLVGSKEDIKQADRVRKRLGGGMRQAGYIAAAGLYALDNHIERLSEDHRRAKSIETTLLEQDWVKASLPAETNIVIFEVEEGYGRNEVLTNLKDNGLLASSFGKSYIRMVTHLDFHEEDLEKTQKIIRELA; this is translated from the coding sequence ATGATTGATCTACGCTCTGATACAGTGACGCGTCCAACGGCCCAGATGTTGGAAAGTATGCAAAAAGCTCCTGTTGGAGATGATGTTTATGGAGAAGACCCGACGGTAAATTTGCTCCAGGAAAGATTGGCTGAACTCTTTGGGAAAGAAGCTGCTTTATTTTGTCCTTCCGGTACCATGTGCAATCAAATTGCAATCAAAATTTCTACCCAACCACAAGATGAGGTGATTTGTGATCAGCATTCTCATATCTATTTGTATGAAGGGGGAGGTATGGCTGCAACTTCTATGGTAAGCGCCCGACTTTTGGTGGGAGATCGTATGCGCCTGACAGCCGAACAGGTTGAAGAAAGTGTCAATGAAGACAATGTTCACTATCCACGTACCAGCCTGGTTTCACTAGAAAATACCTGTAATAAAGGAGGAGGATGCTATTACCAGTTGGAAGATATAGCGGCCATCTCTGAAGTGTGTAAAAAATATGCTTTGCGGCTTCATCTGGATGGTGCACGCGTGTTTAATGCACTTGTAGCAAGTGGAGATAAGGCCTCTGATTATGGAAAATACTTTGATACTATTTCTGTTTGTCTATCCAAAGGCCTGGGAGCCCCTGTAGGCTCGGTACTTGTGGGAAGCAAGGAAGATATCAAACAAGCGGATCGGGTGCGGAAACGCCTGGGAGGAGGAATGCGGCAGGCGGGTTATATCGCAGCTGCAGGATTGTATGCCCTGGATAATCATATAGAAAGACTCTCTGAAGATCACCGAAGAGCCAAAAGCATAGAAACTACTTTATTGGAGCAGGATTGGGTAAAAGCCAGTTTGCCTGCTGAGACCAATATTGTCATTTTTGAGGTAGAAGAAGGTTACGGAAGAAACGAAGTCCTGACAAATCTAAAGGATAATGGTTTATTGGCCTCTTCTTTTGGGAAAAGTTATATACGCATGGTTACTCACCTCGATTTTCATGAGGAAGACCTGGAAAAAACTCAAAAAATAATTCGGGAGTTAGCCTAA
- a CDS encoding PspC domain-containing protein, whose amino-acid sequence MKDPFKKLGDVVQGKREIIRGKRLTKKRGNLTGVCAGIADYLEVDPVLVRVGFIAASFFSFGASIVAYLGLSVFLPKDEAEKWGPNHYTYDEHEKFVEEQFLEEKQVIKTSDPLAGTALEVCPNCDTVAKPNSKFCHKCGTML is encoded by the coding sequence ATGAAGGATCCATTCAAAAAGCTCGGTGATGTCGTGCAGGGGAAAAGAGAGATAATCCGGGGGAAACGCCTCACGAAAAAGAGAGGAAATTTAACCGGAGTTTGTGCGGGAATCGCTGATTATCTGGAAGTTGACCCCGTGCTGGTTCGGGTAGGCTTTATTGCTGCCTCATTCTTTTCCTTTGGAGCAAGTATTGTTGCATACCTGGGGCTTTCCGTTTTTCTCCCCAAGGATGAAGCGGAGAAGTGGGGGCCTAATCACTACACCTACGATGAGCATGAAAAATTTGTCGAGGAACAGTTCCTCGAAGAAAAACAGGTGATTAAAACTTCTGACCCTTTGGCTGGTACCGCATTGGAAGTTTGCCCAAATTGCGATACAGTTGCTAAACCAAATTCAAAATTTTGCCATAAATGCGGAACGATGCTCTAA